In Chryseobacterium sp. C-71, the genomic window GTTCAGAGTATTTCCGTAAGCAATGTATTCTACTTTTGCGGTGGTCAGTTTCACCTCGATAGTCGGACAGAAGAAAACATCCTTGCTTCCGCTTTCAGTTGGGTTAAACACATTATGAATGCGTTTGCTTGTTTTAAAATGATTGTATAAAGATATTATCGACTGGTTTTCCAGAGGAAAAACCTGAATCAATGACCTTGCAGGAATTACTCCGGAAACTTCTTCCGGAAACATAATTTCAAGAATCCTTTCTATGATTCTTGATCGTGAACTTTCCAGCTCAAAACCTAATTTTTCAAGTTCTGAAGCAGTTGCAGAAAGAAGCAGGCTCACAATCGGGTCAAAGGAAGTTTCTGCTTCCAGCTCATTGTAGCCCCAAAGTCTTGCTGCTCTTCTTAATATTCTGTCTTTTATTCTTTCCTGATTCATTTTGTGATTTGTGTTTTTTAATATGAAAGCGGCCCTACAAAAAATGAATTCTGAAAAAGAAAAGGTCTGTTGGTTTCCAAAACCTGTCCTTTTACAGAGATTACTACTCTTTTTTTCATTCTTCTCTTTCCAATGGTTCCCAGATTATGGTCTTTTACAGAAACTTCTACATCTTCCAAAAGCAATCTTTTCTCGTGCATTACAATTGATTTTTTCATAGAACTCACGATGAATTCTTTTAAACTATTGTCAGTTTTAAGAAGGTCAAAATCCATTTCCCAAATCTCTGTACCAAAGGTTTCATCAAACTTACATTCTCCTAAAGCCGTTGTCGAAATCAAAAAAATCTGCTGACTTATGGAATTATCAATAGAGATTTTCTCAGCGTCTTTTTTGTTGACGATTGCCTCAAAATCCATTGGTATTTTATAGTATATTCCTCTCATTATTTCTAAAAATAAATCGTTCTCTTAATATTTCCCTTATCATCATACTCGAAGTTTTTCGCCACTTTCCGTCTTCTGATAATTTGTAATTCTACTTTTGGGGTCAGTTTCAAAAACTTCTCACGATACAGAATATCTCCGATAAAGCTTTGACCATCATTATTATCGACAATGATAAAATATTGAGTAATTTCATCCTGTTTTTCAAATTCATTAACATTACCAGAATAAAGCATTATATTCTGTCCGTTACCTGAAAGCTGGTAAATAAGTTTCTCCTGATTAAGACTTCGATGTCTGGAAATATCAAATTTTTCAATATTCTCACGCAACGGTTCGTACGCTATATTTTCATATAAAAAAGAAGTTTTGTCAAAACGTTTAATTCCCAAGAAAGACAAAATACTTTTTTTAGTGGTCGTTTTTACAAAATTCAAAGTATCTCTTGTCACTTGATAAGCTTCAGTTTCATTGGTTTTATCATCAGTAACGGTCAATTTATAAGTAGGAATCTCAACTTCCTTATTATTGATTTTTAAATGTACTTTTCCCACTTCCTCATCAGAAATAATCATCGAAATAGTATGCTTACGAAGTCCTGAATCGGTTCGCACCACAATTTCTTCTCTTTCATCTGTTGATGAAGAGCTTTTGGACATTCCAAGATTGAGATTAAGTTCCGGAAGCGGGCTCATTTTTTTTCGTTTTTTTGATTTTTACTTCGTCAGTTTTTTTGATTTTATAGGCAGATAAGCAATCCAACTGATTATCAATATCGATATTCTGAACTTCACTCACATATAATTCATAGTTCTTCTTGTAAGTATAAAGTTTAATCAAATCGATATCATTTAATCTCAGTTTTTCAAATTCTTTTTTACTAAGTTGTTTCGCAAAAAAACCATCACAATTCAACGAAAAACCATTTTTGTAAGTGACAACCTCACCTGTTTTGAAAAAAACATCCAAAACCTTATCTTTTTTCACACATACATTTTTATCTAAAATCTGGATGTACATAAAGACTTTATTCTTTCTCTTTCCTAACTGCAATGTTCCATAAACATAATCGCTATTGTTAACTCTCAGATGCAATGGGGTTGTACTCGCAAATGGCTTTTTATCTAATTTCTGTTTTGTCTGAATAATCCCACAATCAGCATTTGCATAGGATGAATCTGTACTGTCTGTAACAGCTTTTTCCTGAGCATCAACACGGAACATCCCGGAGAGAAAAATAAAAAGAATGAATATTGAATTTCTCATTTTCACCATTATTGAGCCTGATACAATTGACGACAAACATCAAGATCTGTTCTTATCTTGTCATACTCATCCTTCAATGTTTTGTTAATAGTTTGAAGACTATCCATTGTCATCTGATTTCCAGACAATTGCTTGATTTGTTTTTTAGCATCCACAAGATCTTTAAAGGTCATAATGGTGTTATTATACATTACCTTATTCTTCAGCGTATCTTTTGGTAGCTGCTTGTACATATCGGCAAGGATGGATAGTGATAATTTCTCGTTAAAGAAATCATTTTGCCCCGGAACACCTATCGAATCTACAGCAGACTTTACCTTCTCCAACTGGAAAGAAAACTTATCCTGTGTTTCCATTTCTCTTTTCATTTTGGAGTTTTCAGCTTTCAGCAAGCTGTTTTCTTTGAATGGAAAATAAGCATTGAAAAACACTGCAATCAACAAAACGATAACGGTTATTACGAAAAACAAGATGAAAAACGAAAATGCTCTTGAGCGCTCTTTTTTATTAAGGACTTCCATAGATATTAATAAGTATTATTAATGATTGATAAATGATGGTTGATCGATGAAAAATAATTCATCAATTTTGCGTCATCAATTATCGTTTATAAATTATTATTGATGTTTAATCTGCAAGAAAAGTTCTGCTTCGTTTGGCGTGAATCACAGAATCTCTGTCATCAGTATTCTCTGAAACGAAGATGCTTCCGTCTCGTTTTTTACCGATGTAATCTAGTCTGTTGAGAACTGAATAAAGATCTTCAAGCGTTTTCATAAATATTTTCACTTTCGCAATGGTTACATCCATATGATTATGATTGTAATCTGTATTGATAACATCTGTGAAAATAGTTTCAAAATGCCCCTGACTTACATTGCACCATTCGGCAAAATAATTCAGTAATTCTTCCTTTCCGGCTCCCGATCTTGCGTCAATAAAGTTTTTCAGCACTCTTGCCAAAGCAACAACCGACAGCAACATATTGGCGGGAGGCGTGTGTGGAGAAAGCCATCTGAATCTGTTGATCTCCTGACCAAGATAATTAAGCGTTTTATCCGCCATCAGCCCCATCATCACTGCTAAAGAATTACTTTGTTTTTTAGCGTGAATTTTTTGTTCAATTTGTACGGCATACAACTCAATTTGCCCGTAGAAACGGTCGATTTCCACATATAAATCCTGCAATTTTTTTGAACTTGTAATACTTACACAAGGCGGAATATAATCTTCATCAATTCTTGATTCGCCTGCATTAACCAATATTTTTCCAATTGTTAGATAACCTGTACCAAATCCTAAAGTATTTTTCAGTTCTTTTTCCGGAACAAGATTTAATGAATATTCTGGTTGTGTATAAGGATATCTTGGTGGGTTTTCTTCCGGATCAGGTTCTCCAAAGGGTGTTCTTTTAAAATGGTTCACCGAAAGGCAAGCCATTAAAACAACATTTTCATTATCTTTTATTTCATAAGCCGCCTCCGGATATGGAATAGATAAATTAATCGCTTCAGAGCTTCCGGCTCCTATGTCAATTCTTGACCCACTTGGCGTGATTGCGTGACATTCTTCAACTTTTATTCTGAGTAGTTTATGATTATCAATGATTAAGCTTAATTTGATGGAGTCATTTACCGGCAATAATCCGTAGTTGATCATTGATGTATGAATTCCTGTAGCATCTCTCACAGAGTCGCTCACAAAATCCTGAACATCAGCAAAATGGTTTTTATTAATTTTCATCCCGTCTATCCAGTTTACGGGGAAATGGTTTAGCTTTTCTATCATGGTGCTTTATTTGTTCTTCTTAAGTTTATTTCTATTCAAGTTGTTATTACTTTTTTCGTTGAAATGCGAAAGCTATAATTAAAAACAATAAAGAAAATCCTCCTACAATTGTTGTGAACAACCATTGATTTAGAAAACTATTAATTTTGGCTTCCTGCGGATTTTCTTTTGAATATACAATCTCAACCTGACTCCCAATAGAATAGGGTTTTGAATTACCCTGTCCCACATTAGATTCTACTTGTATAAGACGGTTTTGTATATCTTTAAATTCAAATTTCGGATAGTAATAGGTGGTATTTTTTGTAGTTCTTTTATTTCCGTTTTTTCTGGTTTCTTTTTCTGTGGTAGTTCTATAAGAAACTACAATTGCTTTTGTTTTAATGGCATTTTCAAGAAATGTATATTTATTATATCCCATATACACGGCAATACCTAAAAGAATTATTCCTATTAATAATAAACCTTTGCTCATTTTATATTTGTGTTTAAAATTTTATTTATTCGCTTGTAACTCTTTCGTTATCTTTTTCTTTATTGTATTCGAAATCAGGCACTTCATTAACAATTCTATCTTCCGCAAGCTTCAGTTCATTAGATCTCATACAAAAAATCACACTATTTTCTTCAATTCCATTCATATAAAGGGTAAGATCGGGATCTATATATTTGGTTGATTCATACCATTTGGGCTGCAAAAAGAAAACCCAGCTGTAAAGACCGTTTGAACCTTCAATTTCTATTTGATCTTCAGAATGCCTCTCATTGTAATCTATAACGAAGTTGTAGAATAGTCTTCCGAAATCAACCCTTGTAGGTCCTTTTGCACGATAAACACTACACTTTTTAGCATTATGATCTTTATCCATTAAAAATGTAAACACCACCAAATCTCTCATTTCTTCATCGCTCACACCTGCCAGTTCTTTATAGTTTTCAGGAAACTGCCATGTCTTATATATTTTGGGAGGAATTGCCATAGCTTTGTTGAAAGTATCATTTAAAAACGTTGGAATAAAGAATACAAGAAAATGTCCCAACATTAAAAATGAGAAATCAATACCATTCAAAAAGGTGAAAATAAGGATGAAAGGAATAGCAGAATACATCACTGTTACCAAAGCAAATAGATATTCGGTACCGCTTTTTTTTACTCCGAATTTATTGAAATAAGTTCTGTACATCGAGCAATGAATAATCCCAATCACCAATGAGCAAAGCTGATAAAAAACAAATTCGTAAAGATTATTATCCTGAAAAAGCTTATTAAATCCTAAAAATGCAATGATGGAATAAATAAAAGCTACAGAAAAAAGATAGGTATAAAACCTTCCTTTATATTTCTGTTTAAAATCAGGAACTTTTTGTAAAAAGACCATTGTCAGAATAATACTGGCAGCTAAAAAAATTAAAATAGCCGCTAATATTTTCGGATCAAATAAATTAATAAAATATTTTTTCAATTGTGTCATATACGTGTGTTATAGCCTAATACTGAGTTTTGTTGTGAACTGAATTCAAAATTTTCTTTTTCATGGGGAAGCAAAATGGTTGTTTTTATTTCAACTTCAATCGGGAAAAAGTATTCATAAAAAAGATCAATAAATTTTTTCATAGCACCGTCATGAATATATTCTGAGAAATTAGAATTTACCAAAGGTCCTATCTGAAGATTAAAATGACTGGAGTAATCATCATAACTGTTACCTGTGATGAGCTCCAACCCCAATCTGACATCTCCCAATGTGATGCTTTGCTCCTCGTCCAAATATTTCTGATGACCTTTGCTGTTAACACTTACTTTTTCCTCAATCAAAGAAGAAAGTATTTGACAAGCCAAATTGACATCTCCAACTATCTTGTAAGCATAAGGAAGAATCCTTATAAATTTTGACACCAATATTGGCGGAAGGTCTTTACTGATTCCCCAAAATTCATAGAACATGTCTGGAACCAAAAAACCATTCAGCTTAGAAAGAAAATCTTGTTCAAACCCTTCTATCTCTACACCATAGCTGAAAATTTCATTCTCAAAAGGCTGAAAAAAAAGTCTTGCCGCTTTTTGTTGTTTTTTTTGTACCTGATATTCTTTAATCATTCCATCCACATCCTTTTCAGGAGCATCATTCCTTGCCGCATGGATTAAATTTTGAGGCAACATATCATAAAAGCCATCCCTTGAAAGCTCAAGTTTCAGCATCTGAGTAGTATCCAAATCATAATCGGCTACCCCAGCATCCAACACATCAAACCGAAACGCCCTTGAAAACTGACCTTGCCTAGAGATTACATATTGAACCTCATCTATATCTTTATTTTTAAGGAGGTTATTAATGATAACTTCGGCTCGGATGTCGTGTTTAAGAGAGGTGATTTGTTTTGAAAGGTTATTGAGTTTTTCCATCATCATTAGTTTTTAGGTTTCAATCTTCCAGCTGCCACATATCTTAGCTGAAAGTACTCGTCATTGAAATCATAAATATTGAGTCCGGTCGCTGTACAAGCCAAAATCCTATCATTATGAAGATAAATTCCAACATCTGAAATTGGGTGCGCTTTATCATATCTAAAGAATAAGATATCACCTTCTTTCAAAAAAGTTCTTCCTGTAAAAAGCTGAATCAATTTTGATCGGAAAATCCCGTCCGGTGTTTTTTGGAAGGTTTCGCCATAAACATCACCGTATAATGACTGAACAAAATAAGAACAGTCTACACCCAATTTTTCTTCTAATGACTGCTTTTTGTAGGGCGTTCCAATCCATCTGTCAATATAAGAGTAAAGGCTATAATTTGTAACTTCCTTTGGCATCACTTCCATAATGATAGAATATTTTTCTTTAACCCGGAGTTCTTCGTCACTCAGTTTTTCAATATTGTCATCAACATTGGTGTACTGAGAATCAACCTTGCCCTTTATCCCAGAAGCTGAATTTTCATAAGAGTCTGAAGAAAAGTTATAGGGAATTTCCTTGATATAAGTTTTACTGCTGCAGGAAATCATACCAAGACCCGCTAACAAACAAAATGCAATATGTTTATAACTAAATTGTTTCATCATAAATATTTTTATACCCTTCTACATTTTCTTCCAAACCAATTCCTGCTCAACGAGAGAAACTTCAATATCATCGCCGTCCTTAAATTCACCAGCAACTATCTTCTTAGCCAAAGGTCTTCTCAATCTTCCTCTGATAACGCCTTTCAGCGGTCTTGCTCCGTATTTGATATCATATCCTTCAATTGACAAATATTCTTTGGCCTCCTGAGTAATATTTAAATTAATATTAAGCCCTTTTGCCAGGTCTAAAAGCTCTTTCTTTAAATGAATTTCAAAGATTTTCAATGCGTTATCCTTACTGATTGGCGCAAAAGGAATAGTTTCTGTAAGTCTTCCCAAAAATTCGGGACGGAAAAACCGGCTCATCATTTCCAATAGTTTTGAAGATTGAGGAATTTCTCCTTTTCCGAAAGATTCGACAATAAACTCGGAACCGATATTTGAAGTGAAGAGAATAATAGCATTAGAAAAATCTCCTTCTTTCCCCAATCGGTCATGAAGTTTCCCTTCATCCATAATCTGAAGAAAAACATCGAAAACAGAAGCATGAGCTTTTTCAATTTCATCAAAAAGAACTATAGAATAAGGCTTTTGCCTGATTTTATTCACCAAAAGTCCACCTTCTTCATAACCGACATATCCGGGAGGCGCACCATATAGCAACGCAGCAGAATGCTCTTCCTTAAACTCTGACATATCGAAACGGATAATGGCATTTTCATCCTGAAAAAGAAATTCAGCTAAAGATTTCGCAAGTTCAGTTTTTCCAGTTCCTGTAGGTCCAAGGAAAAAGAAGGAACCAATCGGCTGTCCGGCTTTAGTCAATCCTGAACGGGTTTCCAGAACTGCTTCCGAAACAATCGTAATGGCGTGGTCTTGTCCAACGACTCTTTTCGCAAGAACGCCTTCCATCTCATTGAGTCTTTGTTTTTCTTCTTCTTTAAGTTTACCAATTGGGATATTTGTCTTTTGCGAAATAATTAAAGCCAAATCGAAATCATTAATATGGGTTCTTTTTTCCTGCGCAATTTTTTCGGTCTTCTCGATCAGAATTCTGGAAAAACTCAACAATTCATCAGTATCTTTAAACTCAGGAAGTTCTTTTTCTTCTTCGCCGGAATCGGCTGTACTGATGAGGTATTTTGTTTTTTCAACCAAATCTTTAATAAGCCAGTCGGCATGCATTCTTCGTTCGTCTTCAAGATAATTATTCGTATTGTCTTCGAGATGAATGATTCTTGTCACAAGATGATTTCTTTCCTTTAAAAAAGATTCTCCAGCGGTTTTTAAAACAGACATCGTATGGTCAATCAGGTCAATTGCAGAAGCAGGAAGACTTTTCTCCTTCATATATCTTTGTGAAAGACGAATGGCTTCCTTCATTGTCTGATCATCGATACCGATCTTATGATGAATCTGATAATCTTCCAACGTCTGCTTCAACATTCTGAAATGAATTTCATCCGTGCTTTCTTCCAGTTTCAGAATCTCAAACATTCCTGCGAGACCTTGTTCTTTTTCAATTTTCTTGGTGTATTCTTCGATAGTAGAAGTTGCAATCAAGGTAAGGCCATTGGAAAGTTCACTTTTCAACAGATTTACAATACCGGAATCTGAACCGTGACTACCAAATAAAGAATGGATCTCTTCTATTATCAAAACAGATTTTGGAATCGCCTTCAATTCCTGAGCGATATTTTTAATGCGGTCTTCGATTTCTCCTTTGTAGGAAGCACCTGCAATGAGAGCACCCATATCAAGCTCGAAAACTTCCAATCCACTGAGG contains:
- a CDS encoding AAA family ATPase; the encoded protein is MNQEEITYSQEVTKSLNIVQKIGRENLNATFTGAHLIKAMLNRDLSLLKHLENLGIDVFYLEEWAEVRIEELPKSPNRYSCEPDEIIDEIFAEADQIREILGEQEISLFAVMTAISSPGVAFSFDQMKTFPVTRNELLKDVSLFGEDNMTRTIETAKKTSKGFIQKYCINTKDKIEKKNKKELLVGRDTEINKITEILCRYSKQNVLIIGDHGIGKTALIEGFVQKVLLKQIPDILSGLEVFELDMGALIAGASYKGEIEDRIKNIAQELKAIPKSVLIIEEIHSLFGSHGSDSGIVNLLKSELSNGLTLIATSTIEEYTKKIEKEQGLAGMFEILKLEESTDEIHFRMLKQTLEDYQIHHKIGIDDQTMKEAIRLSQRYMKEKSLPASAIDLIDHTMSVLKTAGESFLKERNHLVTRIIHLEDNTNNYLEDERRMHADWLIKDLVEKTKYLISTADSGEEEKELPEFKDTDELLSFSRILIEKTEKIAQEKRTHINDFDLALIISQKTNIPIGKLKEEEKQRLNEMEGVLAKRVVGQDHAITIVSEAVLETRSGLTKAGQPIGSFFFLGPTGTGKTELAKSLAEFLFQDENAIIRFDMSEFKEEHSAALLYGAPPGYVGYEEGGLLVNKIRQKPYSIVLFDEIEKAHASVFDVFLQIMDEGKLHDRLGKEGDFSNAIILFTSNIGSEFIVESFGKGEIPQSSKLLEMMSRFFRPEFLGRLTETIPFAPISKDNALKIFEIHLKKELLDLAKGLNINLNITQEAKEYLSIEGYDIKYGARPLKGVIRGRLRRPLAKKIVAGEFKDGDDIEVSLVEQELVWKKM
- a CDS encoding NlpC/P60 family protein, with amino-acid sequence MMKQFSYKHIAFCLLAGLGMISCSSKTYIKEIPYNFSSDSYENSASGIKGKVDSQYTNVDDNIEKLSDEELRVKEKYSIIMEVMPKEVTNYSLYSYIDRWIGTPYKKQSLEEKLGVDCSYFVQSLYGDVYGETFQKTPDGIFRSKLIQLFTGRTFLKEGDILFFRYDKAHPISDVGIYLHNDRILACTATGLNIYDFNDEYFQLRYVAAGRLKPKN
- a CDS encoding TssN family type VI secretion system protein, with translation MTQLKKYFINLFDPKILAAILIFLAASIILTMVFLQKVPDFKQKYKGRFYTYLFSVAFIYSIIAFLGFNKLFQDNNLYEFVFYQLCSLVIGIIHCSMYRTYFNKFGVKKSGTEYLFALVTVMYSAIPFILIFTFLNGIDFSFLMLGHFLVFFIPTFLNDTFNKAMAIPPKIYKTWQFPENYKELAGVSDEEMRDLVVFTFLMDKDHNAKKCSVYRAKGPTRVDFGRLFYNFVIDYNERHSEDQIEIEGSNGLYSWVFFLQPKWYESTKYIDPDLTLYMNGIEENSVIFCMRSNELKLAEDRIVNEVPDFEYNKEKDNERVTSE
- a CDS encoding DUF3592 domain-containing protein produces the protein MSKGLLLIGIILLGIAVYMGYNKYTFLENAIKTKAIVVSYRTTTEKETRKNGNKRTTKNTTYYYPKFEFKDIQNRLIQVESNVGQGNSKPYSIGSQVEIVYSKENPQEAKINSFLNQWLFTTIVGGFSLLFLIIAFAFQRKK
- a CDS encoding type VI secretion system baseplate subunit TssK; the protein is MIEKLNHFPVNWIDGMKINKNHFADVQDFVSDSVRDATGIHTSMINYGLLPVNDSIKLSLIIDNHKLLRIKVEECHAITPSGSRIDIGAGSSEAINLSIPYPEAAYEIKDNENVVLMACLSVNHFKRTPFGEPDPEENPPRYPYTQPEYSLNLVPEKELKNTLGFGTGYLTIGKILVNAGESRIDEDYIPPCVSITSSKKLQDLYVEIDRFYGQIELYAVQIEQKIHAKKQSNSLAVMMGLMADKTLNYLGQEINRFRWLSPHTPPANMLLSVVALARVLKNFIDARSGAGKEELLNYFAEWCNVSQGHFETIFTDVINTDYNHNHMDVTIAKVKIFMKTLEDLYSVLNRLDYIGKKRDGSIFVSENTDDRDSVIHAKRSRTFLAD
- a CDS encoding type VI secretion system baseplate subunit TssG, with product MEKLNNLSKQITSLKHDIRAEVIINNLLKNKDIDEVQYVISRQGQFSRAFRFDVLDAGVADYDLDTTQMLKLELSRDGFYDMLPQNLIHAARNDAPEKDVDGMIKEYQVQKKQQKAARLFFQPFENEIFSYGVEIEGFEQDFLSKLNGFLVPDMFYEFWGISKDLPPILVSKFIRILPYAYKIVGDVNLACQILSSLIEEKVSVNSKGHQKYLDEEQSITLGDVRLGLELITGNSYDDYSSHFNLQIGPLVNSNFSEYIHDGAMKKFIDLFYEYFFPIEVEIKTTILLPHEKENFEFSSQQNSVLGYNTRI
- a CDS encoding GPW/gp25 family protein, with amino-acid sequence MRGIYYKIPMDFEAIVNKKDAEKISIDNSISQQIFLISTTALGECKFDETFGTEIWEMDFDLLKTDNSLKEFIVSSMKKSIVMHEKRLLLEDVEVSVKDHNLGTIGKRRMKKRVVISVKGQVLETNRPFLFQNSFFVGPLSY
- the tssO gene encoding type VI secretion system TssO — its product is MEVLNKKERSRAFSFFILFFVITVIVLLIAVFFNAYFPFKENSLLKAENSKMKREMETQDKFSFQLEKVKSAVDSIGVPGQNDFFNEKLSLSILADMYKQLPKDTLKNKVMYNNTIMTFKDLVDAKKQIKQLSGNQMTMDSLQTINKTLKDEYDKIRTDLDVCRQLYQAQ